The nucleotide window TGCTTTCGCAAACATAAGCTTTCTTTTTCATGTGTACTAAGAAAATGGTATTAGTAGTTATATGCTATAATTTCTAAACAAGATCGGTGAAATATGTAGCCCTccttgtgttatttttaatttgacaTTTTAACATTGATATCTAATAACAACTTGATGTCTCCATTTTGGGGATTCCCCTCATCTGACAACACCAACGCACAACACTATCACGATAGTGGATGACGATCTTCTGAATCATGGAAGAGAAATTATTTTGCTAAACTTTATGTTACGGTTAGTTACAATAGCTacattttgttgtaaaaaatgATCCATTATTGTCCAATGGGTAAGTTGTCGTTTGGTGATAATGTGAACATAAACTGGTCAGTTTAGAAACACTTCAGttaaacataaattatttGTAATTATCTCTGAACCAAATAAACCGCGTAAACCTCGATagcttaattttttgcaatttaggCTAATTGAAATATTATTCGATCAAAAATCACCGAGTTAAAGTAACTCATTTTAACAGCAACGAATAGCAGCAATAAATATCCTAATGATAACATctgaaatttataaaaacaactcAACAGTTTCTACCTTCACTGAATCAAACGCATGACGTAGTATTGGTACTATGACGCATTTGTGAAACACTCGGGGCAATGAAAACTTTCATTCTGCAGATGATCGTGGCCACAATTGCTTTACAGCGGTTTTGAAATCTTAACAACAACAAGTTAAAGGCGGGTTTTGTTTCAGAAGTTTGTCAAATCCATCAACGGATTAACTTACATTGAGTGAAGTGACGCAAACCTGGTTCAATGCGGTTATTTTCTTACGTCATTAGATTCTTTTCAAGCCACAAAATCTTTCCATTGACGTAGGATTAGATTCCAGAGCTTATTTTTATTCACAAAATTCGGAGATGCGTGAcgtagaaaaaaaattgaggtGAGTGGTGACGTCAAACAATgctggaaatattttttaaagcgAAAAACAAGATGATTTGTTTATCAGTTTTTTCTACCACCGATGATTTTGGCGTTTATAAATACGACTTCAATTGCAACCAAGACCATCATGTTAACAGTTGATGAAGGGTTGCAAAACGATTATCAAGCTCAAGCGAtctgttgcaatttttcaatcaagaaaaagtttattttagctTCAGCTTGTACGAGGGTTTGTCGTGAAGATGATGTCTACTTTGCAGTTTGCAGTAattaatttcttattttttactgCGATACAAGGCACACGACAGGTCACTTTAACGTGTGGGGACGATGACAACTTGGGTGAAAGGGGATTACCCGGAGCCCCTGGTAAAAAAGGCCCCGTTGGAATACCTGGTGATCGTGGGGTAAAAGGCGATAAGGGGGATAAAGGGGAGCCCGGAGCCAGCGACACATGGATGCAGGAGTTTCGGAAATTGCAGATGAGAATCACTGACTTGGAAGATCAACTCACAAACAAAATCGGTAAAACGAGTTTTCAGCAATGTTATTgatatatattaaatattgatatatttttatagtgcttaaagtttaaattaaattgatattttacaattgCGATAGattttaagttatttcttAAAACGATTTTTCTTCAATGACGAatactgtagttaagtaatgTTCAATGAAATCTTTATATTATACGTACTTGATGTTTTACAGATCAGCGAATATTTAATCTGACCAGAGCATCAGTTGATTGCCAACACTTGTTTGAGAGAGGAATGACAACAAGTGGAGTGAAGAACGTTGTCATTAATGGCAAGGCCAGAGAAGTTTATTGCGAAATGGAAACGGAGAACGGCGGATGGCTGGTAAGATTATTTGGGTATAAATATGCACATTGtaacttttcaaaacttcCTTCATTTATAGGTTTTTCATCGACGATTTGATGGAAGTGAAAACTTTTACAGAAACTGGGAAGATTATCAACGCGGATTCGGAAGGGTTGACTCAGAATATTGGCTGGGTTTGTtccaaaacaaataatttcaattgAAATGTGCAAAAGAAATTTAGACTCCTAAAATCGGTTGAACCTATCCATTTCCTAGTTTATATCTTCAACGTTTTTTCTGCTCATAGGTTTAAATGACCTTCACCAGCTTACTAAGAATGGCAATTATCGTCTTCGGGTGGATattgaagattttgaaaacaatcgaGCATTTGCCGAATACAGGTAAGTTTTATAAGGAAAGTGATTATGTGCTTTTGTCATGCCAAATTCTCCTTGTCTCGTCCTTTTCGCTTTTACGCCTAGTCGAATATTTCCAACATTTGCTCTTTGAgcttgttataaaataaactcgCTTACATGGAATTAAAAAGTAACAGTCATCCCATCATCATAGTTAAAGCATCGGCCGTTTTTGAAAAAccaaaacgtaaaataaaaacctcTTGTCCATAAAACCGCAGCGCAATCAACTATAATTAAGAGACGAGGTTAAGAATCGCTGGAAGCTTAAAATGCCTTGGGGAAGAGTTGCAGGTAATGGCGTAAACCGTGTAcagaaaatttattcaaaacaataaaaaatatcacaaGTTCGGTAAAATCCTAATAAAAACGTTAAGTcacatattttacaaaaaactgGTCGCAACAATACATGTAGAATATTGCTAAATATACATCTAAAAACACATCACAGTACAGGTCAAAAAGAACACGCGTGTCGGCATGGTAACTGCAATCAAAGATTTATAAAACGTGTACATTGTGACACTTTTTAGTAGTCAATACTTATGGCGTCTAAAGTTTGTACTTTATATTTCAGTGCATTTAAAGTCGGGTCAGAGGATTCCAATTATCTTCTAACTGCGACAGGCTACTCTGGAAATGCAGGTATAGTTTATTGACAACATTTTCTGCATATTTCATTAATGAAAAGGTCGTTTACATAAAAGTTGAAACCCAGCTCGTTTGCTCCATGTGTTTTGAGAACTTCCAACGCTTAAACAAAAGTCTCCAAACTTTTGTGAGTGTATTTCCACTGGCATAATCTGGTGAGTAACGGGATTTGATCGGATTTGGAAGTTCAGCTCTGAAGTTACAGTTTACCACAGCTAAGAACTTTCCACTTACTCGtcactttttataatttgcTCAAAGCTTAGAGATCTGTTTTTGCAGGGGATGCTTTGCAACATCACAACGGACTTCCGTTTAGTACCAAAGATAGAGATTTAGATCGATACAGTGGAAATTGTGCTACGAGTTACGAAGGAGCTTGGTGGTACAATGCTTGCCATTGGGTAAACTTGAATGGGCTTTACTTGACTGGTGGACAGATAACAGCAAAGGGAATGGTTTGGCGTCCATGGAAAAACAGCCACTATTCCTTGAAGAAAGCTGAAATGAAGATTAAACCAAACTGAGTCTTGTGGAAGTGTCCTCATTCTTTATATTTTGCCATTGATTCTGTGTTTTTTTGTTCCATCTTGTAAATACTTTAGAAATACACggaagaaaaaagtttaaaaattgtttaagttgTCCAATGTCAGATCTTTTATTTATAGAGTGAGATCAGCGCTATGATGGCATCGTTGTTCAGTGACGTAACATGCAATCGAATATTCTAATTGACATCTTCAAAGCTTCCATTTGTCCCATAGATTGAGCAGAAAACATAGCGCaacaaatgtttagttttagCAATTAACAAAGATAACAGCGTGTGGTCTAAGAAGAGCAGAAAACACTTGCTTCTTGAAAATTGCTTATGAAAGTACAACGTAGTAGACGTCTAATGAAATCTGACGAAAAATGCTAAAATCAGTTTTATCTCTACTGCATCTCCACGACAAGGTCAAACGGGAGATGAAGCAGCTCCACCTTGACACCAACATGTGACCTTCTTTCTCTTTTCGCAAATACAACTCTCTTGTAAAGATTTGGAAGACGTTATTAATATTCAATGAATCCGTGTCTACTATAGAGGCAGCATATAAAACATCACACAGCTTAAAGgtatttatgattttattaaacagaTCGTTAAAACAAAGAAGGGTTTCTTTCACCCTTACCTAGCTCGTACGTAGGTAACGCAGCCCCTTGAAGCTCTTTAGACTTTAATGGATATTATTTTCAGTCTAGAAGTTTTATGTTAGGTTTAATTAATTCTTTGTTAGAATATTTAAGTTCTACTAACGAGAAGCcgtgaaaaatagttttgaaagtacgatttttctggtgaaatagtgacagcttAAAACAACTAttaggaaaaatataaatttcttttagaaatatttcacTAAACACTTAAACAAAGTAGATCCATTACAAAGAACATAATCTTATTTTGCGAGCGGTTTATCTGTCAAAAAGATTTTGCTACAGACAAAAGTAGCATTTTAAGTATCTATGAAAACTTCACTGCGCTGGATGACAGAACATTTCTACAAAGTGTACGTCATTGGCGGGATGTTGAGAATTGATCCGAGAATCATCGCTTGAACCTATAAACATTAGGCCTATTTGCTCGAGTCAAGATATAGTTTACGCTATTTTGTAAcgaaattttaaagttaagaCCTTACTCCATATTAAGTTTCGACAATGTTGacgaaaataaaacttgaaatcCTATAACAGTTGCctacaaaatatttgtgctTATTAACGAGATGTGTTTTTACATAAATACTGTATGACAAACCAAGGTCATAATCAAACCATGTTGAAAGCTACCTTGTAGTAATATAACCTGGCAAGCTCGAAACCCGTTTGAATAACTGAAATAGACGTCAatcgaaaatgttttcaatagaccaaaaattcaaactgactgccttaaaaatttcaacctatttagttatagcacaataaaaaactTGATCATCATGAACAGTTAACGaaaaggaaaaagtggcaaaattCAAAGTTTTACAAAGCATTCAAGATGGCAATAACAAAACTGTGCTACAACATGATAGGTTAGCATGACAACCAAATGTACAAAATAAGTTCGGTTAAGTTTTACaagtttacataaaatttatcattatAATAAGCATTTTTATCACCATCCACAAAATATTGAATGTTCAACTCACCAAACGTACCAAGGCAAGCTTTCACTCTACGCTCCAATGTTGAGCTGACCAAGCCAACGCACAAGATCTCACAGCTGCGACCTTCTCAGCCATCGTCAAACTAAAATGACCACGAGtttctttctttgtttgtgacgtcacctggCATTCTACGAGGCGCGCGTTAATTAAAGTTTAGATTCTTGCTAAAATCAACCGCGTAATACGAAAAGGAGTAACTTTGAGCTTGAAGCCGCAATCTATGATGTCTATGATGtctaaagaaaattaaataaaaaacatgaaagTTTACGAAAGAGACTTCAAGATGAAAACATTGACGAAATTATTTTGTCGTTTAACATTCACAAGACTCTCAATCTTTCTGTATGACGTCACGCTTGCGTAGTAATTTGCGTCAGAAGGTTATCATCATAAAAGTCACATAAAAGCATACCAGCAAATACTTCTTTCCGTGCCATAAACAAAGAGttttcagcaaaacaaaaacaatatataacaaaagacaaaaacgtttGGCATATAGTGGGCATTATGCATGTTTGTGGCAGCGTGTGTATGTTAATTTATGAATTGGTTGGCAAAATTGATTATGCGATTTACTTCTTCACCGCTTCTGCATTTTAacatttggaaaatttttgtgaattAACAAAACTTACATATTCGATAATTATCGTGAAAACTTGAGGAATGTGCTGTAAACCAGAAAACTGTTCCAATATTTACCAAGTTAACTTTCAAAATTGGTAAATGAAATAGTGTAGTTTTTTGTTAGGTATACATAACTCGCTACCTTTGCTTGAAAAGCACAAAAGagctgttttctttttgtgaaggttaattaatattaaaatttactaTAGGACTATAACCTACTTTCTGCGCTTCGTAGAGCAAATTTTATCGTTAACAATAAATCAAAGAATCTATATCTTGTATATGGAGTTCAATTGCATGCCATGTAACTGACTCAAAACGTCATTATATCAGTGATTTTGATAACAATAGAAGACCgaacatttaacaaaatttagcAATTTTGTATTTCGTGTGTTTCTGGCATTTGCAAGCTACGAAAAAAAGCACaggaaaaaatgacaaagcaaCTTGCATTTCACACCAGCAAGTTATTTCGCAGTATCAGACTCAGTTTGGTTTAATCTTCATTTCGGCTTTCTTCATGGAATAGTAATTACTCTTCCACGGATACCAGCACATTCCCTTTGAATTATCCTGTCCACCGGTCAAGTAAGGACCATTCAAGTTTGCCGCATGGCAGCCATTGTACCACCAAGCTCCTTCGTAATTCCGAGCGCAGTGAACTTCGTGTCGATCTAAATCTCTATCTTTGGTACTGAA belongs to Clavelina lepadiformis chromosome 6, kaClaLepa1.1, whole genome shotgun sequence and includes:
- the LOC143463478 gene encoding microfibril-associated glycoprotein 4-like, with amino-acid sequence MMSTLQFAVINFLFFTAIQGTRQVTLTCGDDDNLGERGLPGAPGKKGPVGIPGDRGVKGDKGDKGEPGASDTWMQEFRKLQMRITDLEDQLTNKIDQRIFNLTRASVDCQHLFERGMTTSGVKNVVINGKAREVYCEMETENGGWLVFHRRFDGSENFYRNWEDYQRGFGRVDSEYWLGLNDLHQLTKNGNYRLRVDIEDFENNRAFAEYSAFKVGSEDSNYLLTATGYSGNAGDALQHHNGLPFSTKDRDLDRYSGNCATSYEGAWWYNACHWVNLNGLYLTGGQITAKGMVWRPWKNSHYSLKKAEMKIKPN